The Thermoanaerobaculia bacterium nucleotide sequence CACGCCTTATCAGGTAAACCGCGATGTCATGGCGATGGCCGATCCCAAAGCGATCTTCCTCCACTGCCTGCCCTGCCATAGAGGAGAAGAAGTCTCCGCCGAAGTCATTGACGGTCCGCAGTCCGCCATCTTTGACGAAGCCGAAAACCGTCTTCACGCCCAGAAAGCCGTTTTAGTCCATCTCTTATCCTGATGGCACCGACCCCGTTGCGGGTTGAGTTGCCAGGAAATCCGAAGTCGGACTATAATAGTTTTGGCCCATGAAATCGAGCCGAAAGGGAGGGATTACCCTCATTGAACTCGTAGTTGTTGTTACCGTGATCGCCATTCTGACCATGGTGGCTGTCAGTGCGGTTCTGTATGGACTCAAGGAGGCCCGCCAGAAGGTGAGCATGGGGGAACTTCAGGAAGTCGCCCGGGCTCTCGAACTCTACCAGGTGGACAACGACGGATATCCTCCCCTGGGTGTTCCCCCCGTCGCCATCGCCGCTCTGGAACCCTATCTGGTGCCAGCCTATATCCAGTCTCTACCGGAGCATGATCCATGGGGTCATACCTATATCTATTCCAGGGCAACCCCGATGGAAGGCGCATGGCGTGTGGAACCGGGTGGTGGAAAGTTGAACACCACCTATTTTCTCCTCTGTTCCGGTATGGACGGAGCTGTCGAGAACGATCTCAGCACGCTCTTTCCAGGGATACCCACCGAAGAACCCCTTGACAAATACGATGAGGATATCGTCATCAGTCAGGCTTCCTTTATTCACCTTCCCTGAATGTGGATCCGCTCTCGGCTTTCTTTACTCTTTCTCACACTTTTCCTGATTTATCTGGCCCTTGCCCTGATCTTCATCAGAATTTATCAAAACTATGAAAGCAGTCAGACGGCAGTGTACTTTATCAACATGGCGCGGTATGAGGTGCAGCATTACCTTCGTGATCTGCAGGGAGGCATAAAAAGTGTTGATGTTCTGCTGGAGCACAGGAACCGCATGATCTTTATTGCGAATTCAAGCCATGGCCTCACGGAAGAAACGCGGATAAAACTCTTTTCCTTTGGATCGAGAGATTTGGGTCCCGAAGATCCGGATCTGGTCCTGGACCTGCAAAACTTTCAGAATGACCTCTCCTCAACCCTGATCACCATGGAACACAGGCTCGCTGCGAGCGCAATGGTCTGGCCCACGGCCATGGGTGTGATTCTGATCCTTGTTGTGGGCGGAACTCTGATTGCCATCTACTCCATCAACCAGAGTATTCATATTCCTATTGTACGACTGGCGCAACGAGCGGAAGCCATCGGAAGGGGAAACCTTTCGGAACCTGTGGAAGTGGGTCGGGAGGATGAAATCGGTCTGATGGCGAGAGCCGTGGAGGCCATGAGGCTGGATCTTCTTCGACTGATCAGTG carries:
- a CDS encoding type II secretion system protein GspG, with amino-acid sequence MKSSRKGGITLIELVVVVTVIAILTMVAVSAVLYGLKEARQKVSMGELQEVARALELYQVDNDGYPPLGVPPVAIAALEPYLVPAYIQSLPEHDPWGHTYIYSRATPMEGAWRVEPGGGKLNTTYFLLCSGMDGAVENDLSTLFPGIPTEEPLDKYDEDIVISQASFIHLP